AAATATTATGGAGCCAACCCTTCGAAGTGACTGTATGCTGAGACTTCGTTTTGTGGCACAGGCGTAGATGGTATACACTGAAGAGCCCCTTGATTGAACCCGCCGCACTGCAAAAAGTAAAAAGTCTACCCAGAGGCATCAATACGTTATAATGAAGGAAGAATATGAGACCAACTCACAACAGATTTGTGAGATTTCCGTAGGCACAGCGCTCTGTTCGTGTATTCTTTTATCACATAGTCGTTATTCTGAGCTTCATATCCTTCGAGCTCTTGTATGCCTTTCACACCAAATCCGTGCATAATCTCGGGGCCAATCATCTGCAACAAAAAAGCTGCTTTGACAGCCACATGAAATACTAGagaataatgccagggaaagtaaaTAGCGAATGTTATTATAATTTTATAGCGAAAATCACTTTCCCGGTTCGCTACCAATGACTCCCTGCGATTTGTTTCCTACATAATTTGTCTTCACAAGTGAATCATTTTTGAAGTTGTGTAGGAATATCGCTGTGATAATTAAGCACTAAATTTTCAGTTTACTATATGGTTCGAATCTATAAACGCATAAATGTGGGAATGCCACCCTGTAATATGCTCACGTGATGCAGAAAACAGTGTGAATTATCTTCTCGTAACGCGTGTTCTTTAGCTGTCTGCATCTATTTATTGTAAGTAGGTTCCACTACTTTAAACCCACAGAACTGAGCAGATAGAATGACCGAGTAGAATGAGTACGCCATGCCCGATCCGTAATGAAGAAATCTTGACGTACCGTTCCGAGGCCACCAAAGTTCAGTGCGATTGGCCCGTCCGGATACATGAATGGACGCAGCATGTTGGCTGTCGCTACTGTAAATCATTAAAGTAGTGCGTATAATACGGGCTATAACGAGCCTCAACGTACAGCGGTGTCGTCTGATCGGTCCAAATATAGTGAGTAGAGAGTGACAAAGCCTTGATCCATGTCGGGAATAATAGGTCTAGGGGTGCATCCGGGTAAGGTTCTGCATCAAAAGATGAATAAAAACGCACAGCTACTTCAGTCAACGCTAAGAGAGATATTTTTGTAATGAGCGAACTACTTAGACGCTCTCCTTCTATTGCATGTCTTTTTCAGAAGTTATCTGGATATTTAAAGGAAAACAGTGCGACAGAAGATGAAGACTAGGAAGGGCGATGAACATGCAGCGATGCTTTGTTTCACTTCACTCATACCTCACATTTCCACAGACCACTTAGGGCAGTGATTCATGCACATTTGTAATTGGGCAGGGCAAAATATGATGTCAAGGCGTGATGAAGTAACATCACTTCAATACATCACTCTAGACGTGCTATTCGCGGCGCTAGTTCTCGTTTTTCAGTATATTTGTGCTGGTGGCGACAACATCAATATTTAGACCGGTGCGTCCTAAAACGAATTCCCAATGACGTATGTTAAGCCATTATCGCTACCGGCCATGGTGGTGTAGTAAGCATGGAGCTCGACCACTGCGCCGAAAGTTCCTGAATGTGAAAGGTAGGCACTGTAAGATCCATCTATTAAATTCAGTTCAAATTAGGTAAGAAACACACGGCAAAAGTTATCCATTTGTAGTTCAAATTGAGTAAGTAATATATTTCGAGTTACATGAACTTTCAAAACGTCTATCTGAAGTTTTGTGCCACGCGATCTTACGCGTATTCGCTATAGAATTGGAACATAACAAAAAACGTGCAACTGTGGATGCCACATCGAATATCAAATCATTATTTCAAATATTATTTTCAAAACTGCGTTCATGGCAGCCAGAGATCTTCATAATTTCTTTCAATCTTCTGGGAATAATTGCTTCTACACCGCAAATAAATAATGGTGTCAAGCCTCTATTTCATTAGAAAATGGTAAATAAACTTGATTAAACCACAGGGTAGCTTTCGTAGCATGAATACTAAAAAGCCTTCTCACACTGTTACATTCGTACTATGAGTGGTAAGTACGTATTGTGTAATACTGACTGTAAATCCATTCGACGAACTCAGGGTCTAATCGGCGCCCGGGGCTTCCGACGTACGACTTCATACTCTCCAACTTGCGTATGGCAGCTACTCGAAAGTTGATGCTGGGCCAGCTTGAATATTGGAGAGTTTTCAAGAAGGTGCTGCGTATTTCAGACACCATGCGCTTCGCCTTTTCAACCATGTGCACCTGAACCTCTGTTAAGTAAGGAACAACAAGAGCGCACTGTTTTATAGCTAGCTATATTCAGTAGACTATGATACATATCGTGCATTATTATTTACGTATTTTGTCTGAGTAAGAGAATGACGGCAGTTATGAGAAACCTATCGAAGGTGTATATTGAAGTAAGCTTACCCGACTGTAGGTAGGGACTGAGGACAGCCAGATTCATGACTTTCTTGACGTGCTCATAACACGCATCACTCGCACTCCTACCCTGAAGAAACATGTAAGGTTCAGTGAACTTAACCAGCTGCCTATAGATGTTCCAGGCAACCAGGTATCTTAAGCCTTTTTCACCCACAAGGAGGTTTTGGAAGAGTTTCACTAGGATATTGGTTGCATGTGGCCGGTAGATGATATAGTCTGACGCCGTATAGGTACCGTTCGTGTATTTCGAAATGATGTTTCCCCATTTACCTGGAAACAATGCAGAACCAGATGTAACATTGACAAAATAAATTTTTCAGATCAAAGTATGCCTGTGATACACAGCGCGTATGAACAGACGGCTTCCTTGGTGCCAAATAATaatctggggccgaattcacaaagctttctctttggctacgcattttcttacccaaaagttctcttatctggagggattactatagcgcgggtatgaatttaacttattcggcacttaagagggcaaggaggacacacgatagccgatgaaacgacaagaaaagaaaaaagtgtgtgccgataacatcaaggtagcacgcaaagcgtctagcatcgagagtatacgatgatagccaatgatttgctgcatctaagtttcagttccgcgagcgtctgcaacagcgcttacgggatgccgcgtacgttgtaatagacgttttggtgggctgtgcaaagccaagcactcgcctttaattaacgactgtagctaaagaAAATAACtactcgatggccttaagccatcgagcaatccatgcactatctcgccaagtacaagtaaacaacactacagatgtaccacataaatgaaaccacacataaatcgatgcatgcaatgtttgaaaatgtgcctcgaatgtcttctcctatttaacgcgaccagttaccttacatttcattgaagctgcgctgctacttaactgattcggtgcaatctagcacggtatagtggtgaacgtaagggtgttttgtacctatagtcaaaggtagcctttgttacaatattcttattacaagacacatgagcgactttggtgcctgcagactaattgtgcggaaatagataacagcagtaatcaaatgaaattctgagcgcaatttcgctggttccatgcaccgcagcatttttataaagccggaatgcgagaacgtgcatacgcttacgcttaggtatatgtctacgtaaaatgagggagactcgtcgggaggtgtctcagtgctaatgcttttcacaaaacacggtgcaaatatttcgcccagcgttgtttgagtgcgcaaacgaagcaacggacgtgtatacgagttttgaggtcgagagacgttatcacacgtgcgagaaggatgaaaagagagagagagagactctcgtttcggcttcgcgaaaccttgaaattgatagataataaagacaattttctggcccagcagacgtcagggaaagtctccgcaaagtaggatcagatgctcggagagcataaaaaaagtggagtacgcgttatatgggagtgacagcaactcagaaagcgagatgaagtgcgACTGTCCTTAGGAGTGAGAATCAATactaattaagagagttgagttaatgagccaaatctttcctaaataacgataatgaaagGAAACTGAGCactcatctagtgaaagtgacagtagtgacagtgaactcataatagttgattaacgttgtcacaggccgatatatatttttattttcttatctatatttggcaaactatgagaaggtagcgtacgttagagccggctatcccaacgtcatgacagtaatgtacaagagaaaatagcgcacggttatacagtcacacgtggcggtttctatcttctagtaaccttgggaaaacgcattctaactatttattctatttttgacaaagtttcacgggacgttttttcatttggcttcattcgaaggaatgacgatatatcagcaatagagCGAatacaagcactgctgcagtggaggAGCGATTACAGCGCTCCagtacaatctaggaggtacttggttcgattcacagaatcactgagcactttttttcaagaggttgcccggcctgacattatgcgtggtggcgggtactagtttttttaagaagtaggctttcgcacttgcttctttcactccccttttgacccaaaagcgctgtactgtgctccttcaaaaattaaacaattcagggttcctaattttctcctccatcctctcttatcgcaaaagtctgaaataccaatatcatacctgctatattacttttaacgtgtttggatattcgaccagcaatcagtcttcacggtgttttgaagaaaatctacacatgcagtgagctaactgcttgcagccagttgactgcctttgtagggacacgctttcgtgctaatttggtgggcatcatcacatgcagcaagaccaaagagcacggacagttagagctgacacaaacaaagtgattagtttgtgtcttctctcccgctatttgtcatgctgcacgcttcagtgtaatatcgctgtcaatggttaaaatgaactatagcagttaatcgagttctgctgagagggtcccctattgtccagaatggaagagaacaatggcaatttgatttgtgtgaaaAAGAGATACCCTgtttttggttactagaataaatttctaaacagaagtttattttttattaacaacagttccagtgcagatgaaaggtgcatggacaaaattcgtgtattcagcttgactaggtttgtgaccttaattgtaattgcgaaccggtatcacagtatgcataaatatcacacacatatacaaccacgggtgatagcttgcttattctgattaaaattgaaaggttgaaatcgacatattcaaccaacgcaatgggtacgagatatgccatgtagagtagctatgctcgaaactaatcttcgcaggttcattccattttacccaatttcttgcccataactgtaggttggtaaatgaaacttcttcaAACACACATAtcctgtgtaaggttacatttgtttttatgcagtacaaaacaaattgaaatgtataatggctcaaaagagaaataactagaaacaaattcagccaaatcattaccaaacttactcaccaatgataaacggattctcatttaaaagatacatacatacatacatacatacatacatacatacatacatacatacatacatacatacatacatacatacatacatacatacatacatgcatacatacatacatacatacatacatacatacatacatacatacatacatatacgcacacacacatatacatatgtacacccatacatacatacatacacacactcaggtgtaaatattaaaatgaatggctataaaacaacatttctaatacactcattttgaatatactacagaaagtaaatTACGAGAGAAATCcgccggcactgttatgtctgaacacggtgtttctcgaaccatctcgcaaaagcttgatgcatagttttccactgctgcccagtgacaagcagtttttttaaaaacacaagaataaagcccttgacaatgtcttgctaaagaaaagggctgtgcatcaatattttgtacatgtctgcattatcactctgtttatttacatagcttggctcattcacaaccctctaacaaagcatgttaggacacttgggctgaaagttggcacagcgcgagtaaattctagacaatacatgaataatacaattataagctactaagctccttggtgcaaacagtgtttatattgacagctataagtGCCATtttgtttccccaaaacacttctcaaaagtagaatcaactttatttagctaaaagtttctattcttgcgtgtcgtggtggctcaacggtggaagtgactttttcggccaagaaaacaaagaccatatatttttccagttcgtgaattcaccccataataacattgaggcagctggtaggagtgcttttggagacagaaaaccaccacattcccaccagttgtggccttgggtagctacttcacttggacaaaaatgatgaaaacactcctcaagaagacttcaaagtttgggcatcaacacagttcccatacagctgtctattagtctgcttgaaaaatattgagtttactggtgggcaaagactgtacactatgtgaggtgatgcttccagtgcactgcatgtaagtcttgctgctggcctcaactgcgatgttgctcagcacatatgtgtaaaataacaactaatactatgccactgcaaagtaattatgtgtcctttgcatgaaacagggaccacaataaaagaacataacaacatttgccttcacaaagttcaataaatgtaaataaatttccacagagctTTCACAGTTCTTCtgtggatagtaatattggttgtaaacacattcttacttccactaacaaaccattttaagatgccagattcaatattagagtataccagcactttcgtagggctaaacaattgtacaggcacctagaaaaacacaagtgaatgcatgctatagctacatataaaaatgaatacttttatttctagtctgagtagagctgcatagatgataagtcacttgcattacattatgaacaaacctatccgagcaaagtatacatttaagaAGTTACagttacacagtagataagtagactgttgaaggacggataggcagtgggataatacccaagcactgaAATCTACttttaagatatactaggagtagtgatgatcctcttccttccaaataaaataattcacatagattcacttcccagagcctatacactcatggcatcattggtgctatacaaatgagcgTACACTGAAGGTTTACATCGCCGAaatacatgattactgcatccatggctttacttcttgtactacaaagaatgcaaacacagttaccattggcgaccaaaGATGccgtgatttctggcatgtaaatgcaGAGGCACCCAGGCACTTAACACAcgtgttaaaaacttcagctcaaaaatatttgcccactaacactacagcagcctttacattagtgtcatagtttggtatattccatgcaaaatttaagtaatttcgaatgcaagcgaATGAACttctgaataatgcactgctaagaagttaggcagcagctgctcctgacatcacaatgtgctctttctgctgttgtaaactttgagcaggaggacagtcactggcagtccctttacacttgttggtcttctgtgctctgttcttgatacactgttcattaccgtggagcaccgaaccccttgttactgctggaacttataaaaatacagatcattgttataaccatgctacatgcaagagtgtatagttgtcaattatgtgcttaTATTTACGGATATTGTATTTTGAGAAGCCactgacaagcctcaacacacacacacacaaacagtgaagactgaaaatatatttaatatgatacaagagaaaaactacaatgttatagatgaagacatgaaacttctgacaggcataaaaagccattagagtttcttctatttcgactttacactaggtgcgagaagtagaccacaaataagttcactaagaaacacaagttagactgcattacaacacaacagccaatgttcattattttaaggctgtctaacctaaccagctcaccataccgcatataggagcaaatgggcagtctagaagacacaaagaacttgggATGGATTATGAgcgtgcttgttgctgacatctattattctaaatgaagaaaacctttcaaaattgcacttcatcaggggaaataatcatacgcaacaaacacaatgggctcctacaggtgccaccaacactcaccattattgttgataccagtgtcttgctggatggatatgctgcgtcctgcacagaacaccaaaggagcgctccatgacttggattgcgtgtgtgctagctgcatcgctctgctgctgaaataggctagccacagacaaagaaatgagaagccatcgctttgaaacacactgaacctCACCTTtggagatcaacaatgcatacttaggtcaggtacaatttgtagaaaaatatatatcactatgcaatcgtggtgaacatgttcggctgaaacacaagcaacagcactgagagagaaaaagctacattaggtaaaagatgcagttactggccttatgccatctgaggcttcttcaataggtctttctccttgcaagttgtgaacagccagacaattttcacccacttgctatttccttccggagcacttgatccacagagggagtcacaagctcgagagctcaataaggaagcaaagtatttgtgctcgtttcaaagcacaagcttttgagtctcagattattggagtttcattcataagctgcaggctttcagctttcaacattctcaattatcttgcaatttagttctataaatgttgaataagaattatgtgtaagactattacaggtatccactgcaagcaaccatgcttgggtttttaATTtctgcacagtaagtggtgttcacgtaatcgtatgtattaaagaaaagctaaccttgcagccagccgttaggcagttttgtgccctcgaagctcccaagcagattgcagtccttccagaggaggctgccatgcatgcttccacgccacatccgcagaatgataacagtcccagcagtgacataggcttgcacagttagggagaacgtgtccttcctatttttgtacaggtgcttcaAGTactgatgaggattgatgtgccagaatgggcaaccgatgcatcacaggaccttaacaaaccaatctctgcgatctgtgaagagccgaaaacgagatatttaattaaaaacaatcattaaaagcactcacttctaatacttatttgaggaagctatcacttcgttaaggtgaccaaaatctgctatattcactttgaaataaactgaagcctcatgtaaaagtTACGTACCACAATATATGTGTCCTACaaaagtatagtactaccacagcggtaatcgtctatagaactatttttccaaaataacataaattttttaagtgcgacctggctcctgaaaaataaacccacattaactttccaaccatcaaacgtggtcaatcgacaggcctaacctcataatcaaacaagagctcacttgtatcaaatcacaaaaaactttttatgtatttgctccataatatatgtatgtatataacagtagtagtaaattttgcatgcttcaacttaccatagagaaacattacatctgatgggcttaaaaccttgcacacgttatagaactgcgtgaaatATAGTACCGgggaaatttagttctgcaaggtgaactcaccgatggcagcatttagtagccgtcggtgtcataaggaaccaagtacggccaacaggcaaagggcacctgcagactggaagctgccgatgacagcaatgaagggctggccaggcgtgcacgtccattgataaagtgtaagaactggccatgaccggcttttgtcaaggctctagtgccaaGCAAAACGATGGCCacacgaactcggaaacctgtagttaggcgatattggcctacaacttcatccaaagcaaggcaccggtgaaatctttgcttttttgggggagctggagggaagcttgacgttcacgagctctcgctgccacatagaactctcaatttgttaccgaagaacagtctaggcgcgcttctaaagtaacacgatccacaacagaatgtagcatctcgcagtttcggttgatcacatcacaccgctaggactatggttatcacaaaaaggagaagtgacgacttaacaaacaaaagcgccaagctgccccaccacgacttcgcagggcaaaacagttatcaacgctgtctttcaattttcggtcacacgagcacagcttgttcacaagtcttggaacgtcaacacaacaccactgttcacaacgaacatcgtttcactcccgaacagtacattgctctcaagtaaatagaagcgtacgggctaactagtggtgaagcaagaaccgagcgcgtagttcatacgtttccgtacgaacttggggtcactcaagtaacgtgtcaaaacgctgtcaatccgaaatgtcgcacagcaccaaactgagagactagaaagtcaagcgaacgaactgttaccggcacacaaacacccattgcaggcttctcgagtgctagttgccgtcgatacatcgacgccgatccccgcttgataaccacaccaacgcacaggcttcgctgcgcttcaccgtacaccattgcactgccacagctttccgcactgcttacacgcaccaaaagagctgctgtaatcacaacacatccggtcaaacgcttaagtaactcgtgcgagaagcgtttgctgaaagtcgcaccgaccgataagctgtttacgacgccatgttgttttcgacaactgcgcggcacataagatgataagagagctcctagaaagtacttgcactattttcacggcgtgacaaaattttctcttatgtgcgaggggggtgatatgatgaacaggacaggcgtgccaggtgaaagaagtgttttggcaacgtcacggagtgagctgatgtagagggtattgcttcacaaccaaccacaagctgtgcctgtcggccaagccgtcgtctgctcgcgtttgtcgtctgcttcgatcagagcatgcgacaggggattcacCTTTGCAaggctattattctcaggtcaagtggtcgctacgtcgcacaaaatacatgtcagtggctcgctctaccttttaatgatgttcgtgcgccaagttaaatggctggtaattgacgcagggatgaattcagacAAGGTTttctccagaatcgtgagggtttgcatattttcggtgtcataaaaagttactagggtcatttcattccgattgcttgccataatatcacggtccatatcggtgtctgaacagtgaaggtgaagatgcatgatttgtttgtagttccatgcgtaatcacgcgcacccctaatacgctttggtttacaaagtacgctttgttccagatcgtcccaaagtgtatcgacagctgtatttcagaaatcgctaccattggacagttagagccaatgaaagtacactagagtacaaactttaggaaccactcactgaaaacttcctctcattttgatttccaatagcgtgcaaagaatgtgctcccattaacctctttggtggtaatttccaccaatgaggcaaggatctcgtgTCGCACGTTTAATTGGATGAGATTGGGCGCAACACAttaacataacaaataaggttgattctatgtcatgtcgcgttcgaatgcaccgaccattcacgtatcacattggttttcatccaaccacaaatctttacatgagtagttttatgccattgacgcccaatagaattcttcaattactgcgacttcgaacttattggacggtggtggttgtcaacaccatccactgcgtgcaagagaaacaacacgcgaagctcaaagcgccgaaagaaataaaaacgcaccagcagtcatcaggcagcccttaatgggcgtgaaattactcaaaaccagccagggcaccaaagtataccgctgcggcagtag
The sequence above is drawn from the Rhipicephalus microplus isolate Deutch F79 chromosome 3, USDA_Rmic, whole genome shotgun sequence genome and encodes:
- the LOC142803890 gene encoding uncharacterized protein LOC142803890 isoform X1, producing the protein MWRGSMHGSLLWKDCNLLGSFEGTKLPNGWLQAYFSSRAMQLAHTQSKSWSAPLVFCAGRSISIQQDTGINNNVPAVTRGSVLHGNEQCIKNRAQKTNKCKGTASDCPPAQSLQQQKEHIVMSGAAAA
- the LOC142803890 gene encoding uncharacterized protein LOC142803890 isoform X2; this translates as MWRGSMHGSLLWKDCNLLGSFEGTKLPNGWLQGRSISIQQDTGINNNVPAVTRGSVLHGNEQCIKNRAQKTNKCKGTASDCPPAQSLQQQKEHIVMSGAAAA